From a region of the Campylobacter anatolicus genome:
- a CDS encoding NADH-quinone oxidoreductase subunit M, producing the protein MLTLLIFFPAIGAILGFLIEQNSIKLYGAMIAFIELILAIVLCFGIDFDIPFSFLYQIRIIPNIGVNYIVGVDGVSALLIAMSAFMSFIAIVTVQAEQNLKNLIISVLFLEMTMMSVFASLDAVVFYMFWELSLLPMLYIIGAWGSGRRIYAAIKFFIYTFFGSVFMLVGLIFMAYLHFKATGALSFSLIDWYKLPLEFNTQIWLFLAFAFAFAVKTPMFPFHTWLPYAHGQAPTIGSVLLAAVLLKMGTYGFVRFSLPLFPDASLYLTNFICILAVIMVIYTALVAFAQDDMKQVIAYSSISHMGVVVLGIFSLNLIGISGSVFFMISHGIVSGALFLLVGMIYDRCHTKLIGEFGGLSQVMPRYALIFAIVMLGSIGLPLTIGFVGEFLSLIGVFKFSKIFAFFGGVGIIVGAIYMLSLYMRVFFGECKNEKNLALNDLNLKEVLSIVPLCLLIIALGICPNLALKPIENGVENIINLMQKRAVGIETKNILSNLNQGQKDE; encoded by the coding sequence ATGCTTACACTTTTGATATTTTTTCCAGCTATTGGTGCTATACTTGGCTTTTTGATAGAGCAAAATAGTATTAAACTTTATGGTGCGATGATCGCTTTTATAGAGCTTATTTTAGCTATTGTGCTATGTTTTGGAATTGATTTTGATATACCGTTTTCGTTTTTATATCAGATAAGAATTATACCAAATATCGGCGTAAACTATATTGTAGGCGTCGATGGTGTATCGGCACTTTTGATTGCGATGAGTGCATTTATGAGTTTTATCGCTATCGTGACTGTGCAGGCAGAACAAAATTTAAAAAATTTAATCATTAGTGTTTTATTTTTAGAGATGACGATGATGAGTGTTTTTGCTAGTTTGGACGCGGTAGTATTTTATATGTTTTGGGAGCTTAGTCTACTTCCTATGCTCTATATCATCGGTGCTTGGGGTAGTGGAAGACGAATTTATGCGGCGATTAAATTTTTTATATATACGTTTTTTGGCTCAGTTTTTATGCTTGTTGGGCTTATATTTATGGCGTATCTACATTTTAAAGCAACTGGTGCATTAAGCTTTAGTTTGATTGATTGGTATAAATTGCCTTTAGAATTTAATACTCAAATTTGGCTATTTTTAGCATTTGCATTTGCATTTGCAGTTAAAACGCCGATGTTTCCATTTCACACGTGGTTGCCTTACGCACACGGACAAGCTCCGACTATAGGCTCGGTATTGCTTGCTGCGGTTCTGCTTAAAATGGGTACTTACGGCTTTGTACGTTTTTCGTTACCGCTTTTCCCTGATGCAAGTTTGTATCTAACAAATTTTATCTGTATTTTAGCGGTTATTATGGTTATTTATACTGCACTTGTCGCATTCGCACAAGATGACATGAAGCAAGTCATTGCGTATAGCTCGATATCTCATATGGGTGTCGTAGTGCTTGGGATATTTTCACTAAATTTGATAGGCATAAGTGGCTCAGTATTTTTTATGATTAGCCATGGTATCGTTAGTGGTGCATTATTTTTACTCGTTGGTATGATATATGATAGATGTCACACGAAACTCATCGGCGAGTTTGGTGGGCTTTCACAAGTTATGCCTAGATATGCTCTTATATTTGCCATCGTTATGCTAGGCTCTATTGGTTTGCCACTTACTATTGGCTTTGTGGGCGAGTTTTTAAGTCTAATTGGTGTCTTTAAATTTAGCAAAATTTTTGCATTTTTTGGTGGAGTTGGTATTATAGTTGGAGCTATTTATATGCTTAGTCTTTATATGCGAGTATTTTTTGGTGAGTGTAAAAATGAAAAAAACTTAGCTCTAAATGATCTAAATTTAAAAGAAGTTTTGTCTATCGTGCCACTTTGTTTGCTTATCATTGCACTTGGAATTTGTCCAAATTTAGCTTTAAAGCCTATCGAAAATGGTGTAGAAAATATAATAAATTTAATGCAAAAGCGTGCAGTTGGAATAGAGACTAAAAATATACTTTCAAACTTAAATCAAGGGCAAAAAGATGAATGA
- the nuoK gene encoding NADH-quinone oxidoreductase subunit NuoK, whose translation MITLNHYLIVAALMFVIGLVGIMKRNNLIMLFFSSEILLNSANVALAAISKFQNDITGQIVAFFIIAIAASEVAVGLGLLVLWYKKTSSVELSSMINMRG comes from the coding sequence ATGATAACGTTAAATCACTATCTGATAGTCGCTGCACTTATGTTTGTGATAGGTCTTGTTGGCATTATGAAGCGAAATAACCTTATAATGCTCTTTTTCTCAAGTGAAATTTTACTAAATTCCGCCAACGTCGCATTAGCGGCGATATCAAAATTTCAAAATGATATCACAGGGCAGATCGTGGCGTTTTTCATTATAGCGATTGCAGCAAGTGAAGTGGCTGTTGGGCTTGGGCTACTTGTACTTTGGTATAAAAAAACTAGCTCAGTTGAGCTTAGCTCAATGATAAATATGAGAGGCTAA
- the nuoL gene encoding NADH-quinone oxidoreductase subunit L: MELLVISLFSPLLSFVIAGAFSHSRKNLVLGVICSALIVLSMISSVMLTCIVFDGVVMDLNLKNFISLGDLDINFSFTIDAVSAVMMCVVSVVSSVVHIYSVGYMSKDSGYNRYFSYLGLFVFCMMFLVMSDNFVGLFIGWEGVGLSSWLLIGFWYKKFSANVAANEAFIMNRIADLGMLIGIFWIFSEFNTLKFNEIFSSVSTVSQTSLNFIAIFLFIGAMGKSAQFPFHTWLANAMEGPTPVSALIHAATMVTAGVYLVIRANAIFSLTPDISLFISYLGAFVAIFAASIALVHTDLKKIIAYSTLSQLGYMFVAAGLGAYIVALFHLFTHAFFKSLLFLGAGNVMHAMNDELDIKKMGGLYKFMKPTAILMMIGSVALAGFYPFAGFYSKDKILEFAFLQSHFVIYAMLFMGAIMTAFYSFRLIMLVFFGKSKFVHHPHEAKLFMLYAMSILAFFAIVAGWFWGGFYNMTSMVLPKVDDHLSHTTEIVLIAATLLFITLSTAFAIFAYKKGIFSERIENLKIYKILINNYFIPQIYYKFIIKNYVRLAQICKKIDELIVDRSVDSIATMLNFIALKTNKMQSGDLSMMLRLMVVGFAILLGLIFLLKGVR, translated from the coding sequence ATGGAGCTACTTGTAATATCGCTTTTTTCACCGCTTTTGAGTTTTGTCATTGCTGGAGCATTTTCGCATAGTCGTAAAAATTTAGTGCTTGGAGTGATCTGCTCGGCTCTTATTGTGCTTAGTATGATCTCATCGGTGATGTTAACGTGCATAGTTTTTGATGGCGTGGTAATGGATCTAAACTTAAAAAATTTTATAAGTTTAGGTGATCTTGATATAAATTTTAGCTTCACTATCGATGCTGTGAGTGCTGTTATGATGTGCGTTGTAAGCGTCGTTTCGAGCGTAGTACATATCTATTCGGTCGGATATATGAGTAAAGATAGTGGGTATAATCGCTACTTTAGCTATCTTGGACTTTTTGTATTTTGTATGATGTTTTTGGTTATGAGTGACAATTTTGTTGGGCTTTTTATCGGCTGGGAGGGTGTCGGACTTAGCTCGTGGCTACTTATCGGTTTTTGGTATAAAAAATTTAGTGCAAATGTTGCAGCCAACGAAGCTTTTATAATGAATCGTATAGCCGATCTTGGTATGTTGATAGGAATTTTTTGGATATTTTCTGAGTTTAATACGCTTAAATTTAATGAAATTTTTAGCTCCGTTAGCACTGTTAGCCAAACTTCACTAAATTTTATCGCTATATTTTTATTTATCGGTGCGATGGGCAAAAGTGCTCAGTTTCCGTTTCATACTTGGCTTGCAAACGCGATGGAGGGTCCAACACCTGTTTCTGCTTTAATACACGCAGCGACAATGGTAACAGCTGGAGTTTATCTAGTGATCCGTGCAAATGCGATATTTTCACTAACGCCAGATATTTCACTTTTTATCTCGTATCTGGGTGCATTTGTCGCGATTTTTGCTGCATCGATTGCTTTAGTCCATACTGATCTAAAAAAGATCATCGCCTATTCCACACTTTCTCAGCTTGGTTATATGTTTGTTGCAGCTGGGCTAGGAGCTTATATTGTTGCATTATTTCACCTTTTTACACATGCATTTTTCAAGTCGTTGCTATTTTTGGGAGCTGGAAATGTCATGCATGCAATGAATGATGAACTAGATATCAAAAAAATGGGCGGACTTTATAAATTTATGAAGCCGACAGCCATTTTGATGATGATAGGCTCGGTTGCTTTGGCTGGATTTTACCCATTTGCTGGATTTTATTCAAAAGATAAAATTTTAGAATTTGCTTTTTTGCAAAGTCATTTTGTGATTTATGCTATGCTTTTTATGGGTGCAATTATGACAGCGTTTTATAGTTTTAGACTTATTATGCTTGTATTTTTTGGTAAGAGTAAATTCGTTCATCATCCGCACGAAGCAAAGCTATTTATGCTTTATGCTATGAGTATTTTGGCATTTTTTGCTATCGTGGCTGGTTGGTTTTGGGGCGGATTTTACAATATGACATCTATGGTTTTGCCTAAGGTAGACGATCATCTTTCGCATACGACAGAGATTGTTTTAATTGCTGCTACACTTTTGTTTATTACGCTCTCTACGGCATTTGCGATATTTGCTTATAAAAAAGGAATTTTTAGTGAGAGGATTGAAAACCTTAAAATTTATAAAATTTTAATAAATAACTATTTTATCCCACAAATTTATTATAAGTTTATTATAAAAAATTACGTGAGATTAGCTCAAATTTGCAAAAAAATTGATGAGCTTATTGTCGATAGGAGCGTTGATAGTATAGCAACTATGTTAAATTTTATCGCCTTAAAAACAAACAAAATGCAAAGTGGAGATCTTTCGATGATGTTACGGCTTATGGTCGTGGGATTTGCGATACTTTTAGGCTTGATATTTTTGCTTAAAGGGGTTCGCTGA
- the nuoI gene encoding NADH-quinone oxidoreductase subunit NuoI, whose product MDKRYILLDTRPLNITKIDKFRRFISRSFKAELFVGLLVVLKQMLFAPSHTLKYPMQKMQLSSRYRGVHTLMRFIESESERCIGCGLCEKICVSNCISMQTSLGVDGRKVVNEYSINLGRCVYCGFCADVCPELAITHGKDYEFASEQRAHFGMKSDFLTSNESLKMQREFDGFGSLPQNADEMVQKTPNAHINLNTDDTKEQSDV is encoded by the coding sequence ATGGATAAAAGATATATTTTGCTTGATACTCGTCCTTTAAATATCACTAAAATTGATAAATTTAGACGTTTTATTTCACGAAGCTTTAAAGCCGAGCTTTTTGTCGGACTTTTGGTGGTGCTAAAACAGATGCTTTTTGCACCTTCTCATACACTAAAATATCCTATGCAAAAGATGCAGCTCTCATCGCGTTACCGCGGAGTGCATACACTGATGAGATTCATCGAAAGCGAGAGTGAGCGGTGTATCGGTTGTGGGCTGTGTGAGAAAATTTGTGTTAGTAACTGCATATCTATGCAAACTTCACTTGGAGTTGATGGTCGCAAAGTCGTTAATGAATACTCTATAAATTTAGGTAGATGTGTTTATTGCGGATTTTGTGCGGATGTATGTCCAGAGCTTGCGATAACTCATGGTAAAGATTATGAGTTTGCCAGTGAGCAAAGGGCACATTTTGGTATGAAGAGTGATTTTTTGACAAGCAATGAGAGCTTAAAAATGCAACGTGAGTTTGACGGGTTTGGTTCACTACCACAAAATGCAGATGAGATGGTGCAAAAAACGCCAAATGCCCATATAAATTTAAACACAGACGATACAAAGGAGCAAAGTGATGTTTGA
- a CDS encoding NADH-quinone oxidoreductase subunit J, whose protein sequence is MFEVVAFYLFSTLSIACFAFSVFSKNILYAMSALSGGMIFISALFFLLGAEFLGVVQIIVYTGAVMVLYAFSIMFFDVSKDVDDAKSASAKRLIYTLSTFIALILVVVFCAPIIGKDLSNELDIQNLGNIELIGLMLFSKYLLVFEMTAVMLLVAMVAGIVLVHKDMDAISTDMQEII, encoded by the coding sequence ATGTTTGAAGTGGTCGCATTTTATCTTTTTAGCACACTTAGTATTGCTTGTTTTGCGTTTAGTGTATTTAGTAAAAATATCCTTTATGCTATGAGTGCCTTATCAGGCGGTATGATATTTATCTCAGCTCTATTTTTCTTGCTTGGGGCGGAGTTTTTAGGTGTCGTGCAGATCATTGTCTACACAGGTGCAGTTATGGTGCTTTATGCATTTTCGATTATGTTTTTTGATGTTAGCAAAGATGTAGATGATGCTAAAAGTGCGAGTGCAAAACGTCTGATTTATACGCTTAGCACGTTTATAGCTTTGATTTTAGTAGTTGTGTTTTGTGCTCCTATCATTGGAAAAGATCTCTCAAATGAGCTAGATATACAAAATTTAGGCAATATTGAGCTTATCGGACTTATGCTATTTAGCAAATACCTACTTGTTTTTGAGATGACGGCTGTGATGTTACTTGTGGCTATGGTTGCTGGTATCGTTTTAGTGCATAAAGATATGGACGCGATAAGCACTGATATGCAGGAGATAATATGA
- the nuoN gene encoding NADH-quinone oxidoreductase subunit NuoN, whose product MNELTILNLKQLSFASISPMLSLIVFALFILCVGVAKKDLSRRFYSVFCIIAISINVGLVLDFNGLSSSFFDMLLIDGIAIISQLIILLASSLFIPLALSSKEYFEYKIAEYYALFLFMLAGFEFMVSSNNLLVIFIGLETSSLALYTIIALHNKVKSVEAALKYFTMGSLSAGFFSFGMAMFYLVCGSIDIAYIGATIANLNLSDNIIVLFGCVFIASAIGFKLSLIPFHTWVPDVYEGSNAPLAGYMSIVPKVAGFIVAMRFFEMLSSSGLAWVQDILYIVAVATMSIANIMALVQRDVKRMLAFSSIAHAGVVLCALVVGDSNANIALFFYWIMFVFANLGAFSMLWVARCDDIVCFDKRFKHPYEKFAGIVKFLPSYAVIMAIFMIALAGIPPFSVFWGKMLLLNSLISSGFIILAIIVMINSAIAIYYYTKLIVFMFLKEPIVTDKSLYTANVSMALKVIVGFAVVGTMFAFLFGGVLIEYIGYFVHASGF is encoded by the coding sequence ATGAATGAATTAACTATTTTAAACTTAAAACAGCTCTCATTTGCATCTATCTCTCCTATGCTTTCGCTCATCGTTTTTGCACTATTTATCCTTTGTGTTGGAGTGGCAAAAAAAGATCTTTCGCGGAGATTTTATTCGGTATTTTGTATCATTGCTATATCGATCAATGTTGGCTTGGTGCTCGATTTTAATGGACTTAGCAGTAGCTTTTTTGATATGCTTTTAATAGATGGCATAGCTATTATTTCGCAACTTATCATACTTCTTGCCTCATCGCTTTTTATACCACTTGCACTTAGCTCAAAAGAGTATTTTGAGTATAAGATCGCCGAGTATTACGCACTATTTTTGTTTATGTTGGCTGGATTTGAGTTTATGGTGAGTTCAAATAACTTGCTCGTCATTTTCATCGGACTTGAGACTAGCTCACTTGCACTTTATACTATCATCGCACTACATAACAAAGTCAAAAGTGTGGAGGCAGCACTTAAATATTTTACGATGGGATCGCTCTCGGCTGGATTTTTCTCATTTGGTATGGCGATGTTTTATCTGGTTTGTGGCTCTATAGACATAGCCTACATTGGGGCAACGATAGCAAATTTAAATTTATCCGATAATATCATCGTCTTGTTTGGATGCGTTTTTATCGCATCTGCGATCGGCTTTAAGCTTTCGCTTATACCTTTTCACACTTGGGTGCCGGACGTTTATGAGGGTTCAAATGCACCACTTGCTGGATATATGTCGATCGTGCCAAAGGTCGCTGGATTTATCGTGGCTATGCGATTTTTTGAGATGCTTAGTAGCTCGGGACTTGCGTGGGTGCAAGACATACTTTATATAGTTGCGGTCGCTACAATGAGTATTGCAAACATAATGGCACTAGTGCAAAGAGATGTTAAGCGAATGTTAGCATTTAGTTCAATTGCTCACGCTGGTGTCGTGCTTTGTGCCCTTGTGGTGGGCGATAGTAATGCAAATATCGCACTATTTTTTTACTGGATAATGTTTGTTTTTGCAAATTTAGGGGCGTTTTCTATGCTTTGGGTTGCAAGGTGCGATGATATAGTCTGCTTTGATAAGCGATTTAAACATCCATATGAGAAATTTGCTGGTATTGTTAAATTTTTACCAAGTTACGCAGTCATAATGGCGATATTTATGATAGCATTGGCTGGCATTCCGCCATTTAGCGTATTTTGGGGCAAGATGCTGTTGCTTAACTCACTTATAAGCTCAGGCTTTATCATCCTTGCGATCATTGTGATGATAAACTCTGCCATTGCGATATATTACTATACAAAACTCATTGTTTTTATGTTTTTAAAAGAACCTATTGTAACGGATAAAAGTCTATATACAGCAAATGTCTCGATGGCACTTAAAGTTATTGTCGGTTTTGCTGTAGTTGGGACTATGTTTGCATTTTTATTTGGCGGTGTTTTGATTGAGTATATTGGTTATTTTGTCCATGCATCTGGATTTTGA
- the nuoH gene encoding NADH-quinone oxidoreductase subunit NuoH: MSDTLFFIIETLLKATVILTVMASLAGLGTYAERKVLAYMQRRIGPDMVGPAGILQIVADMIKLFTKEDIVPINANKFIFLIAPLISAIAAFAALAPVPFLPEFELFGRTIRPILADINVGVLYIMGVTAVCVFSPFMAGLASYNKYALISAARAVMALVSFEVVSGIALLSVVMIVGSLSLIDINNYQSSVFTWFAFKQPLAFVLFLIASFVECNRTPFCLTENETELVAGYGTEYSGMRWGMFFIGEYANMITYSIIITLVFLGGFNQFWFLHGGIMILIKSSFVFFFFLWTRAAWPHLRPDQLMSLCWKILLPLALANVVITGIVLI, translated from the coding sequence ATGAGTGATACGCTATTTTTTATCATAGAGACATTGCTAAAAGCTACCGTTATACTCACTGTTATGGCATCACTAGCAGGACTTGGAACATACGCTGAGCGTAAAGTCTTAGCCTATATGCAACGACGTATTGGCCCTGATATGGTTGGTCCTGCGGGGATCTTACAGATAGTTGCGGATATGATAAAACTATTTACAAAAGAGGATATCGTCCCCATAAATGCAAATAAATTTATATTTCTTATCGCACCGCTTATCTCGGCTATAGCGGCGTTTGCAGCACTTGCACCTGTGCCATTTCTACCTGAGTTTGAGCTATTTGGTCGCACGATACGACCGATACTTGCTGATATAAATGTCGGAGTGCTTTACATTATGGGAGTTACAGCGGTGTGTGTCTTTTCGCCATTTATGGCTGGACTTGCTAGTTATAATAAATACGCACTCATTAGTGCCGCACGTGCAGTAATGGCACTTGTAAGTTTTGAGGTTGTTTCTGGTATAGCACTTTTAAGCGTTGTTATGATAGTAGGCTCACTTTCACTCATTGACATAAATAACTATCAAAGTAGCGTATTTACGTGGTTTGCATTTAAGCAGCCACTTGCATTTGTGTTATTTTTGATTGCTAGTTTTGTAGAGTGTAATAGAACGCCATTTTGTTTGACTGAGAATGAAACAGAGCTTGTTGCTGGTTATGGCACGGAGTATAGTGGTATGCGTTGGGGCATGTTTTTCATCGGTGAATATGCAAATATGATCACATATAGCATTATCATCACACTTGTATTTTTGGGTGGTTTTAACCAATTTTGGTTTTTGCATGGAGGCATAATGATCTTGATTAAGTCGAGTTTTGTGTTTTTCTTTTTTCTTTGGACACGTGCTGCTTGGCCTCATTTAAGACCAGATCAGCTTATGTCGCTTTGTTGGAAAATTTTATTGCCACTCGCACTTGCAAATGTCGTTATTACGGGCATTGTGTTGATTTAG